The Phaeocystidibacter marisrubri DNA segment GATGACGGTTCCCCACGTAAAAGCGCAGGCCCTTCGCGCAAAATCCAACGGTTCGTCACGTCTATGCATGGGCGCCGCTTGGAGAAACGTTAAAGACGGCCCTGAATTCGATCAGGTGCTCGACATGGTACGCACGGTAAACGAAGTAGGATTGGAAGTGTGTTGTACACTGGGAATGATCACCGAGAACCAAGCCAAGCGTTTGGAAGAAGCGGGATTGCACAGCTACAATCACAACCTAGACTCTTCCGAAGAATACTACAAGGAAGTGATCTCAACACGTGATTACGAAGACCGATTGGAAACGATCGGCAACGTGCGTAAAACGGGTATCAATGTATGTTCAGGTGGGATCATCGGAATGGGAGAAAGCATTGAAGACCGCGCAGGTATGCTCGAAACCTATTCCAAAATGGAGAACCCCCCAGAAAGTGTGCCGATCAATGCATTGGTTTCGGTAGAAGGAACTCCAATGGAAGAGCAGGAAACCATCTCCATGTGGGATATGATTCGCATGGTTGCAACAACCCGCATCGTTCTTCCTAAAACGCAAGTTCGCCTTTCAGCAGGTAGAACGGAGATGAGCAAAGAAGGTCAGGCTTTCTGCTTTATGGCAGGTGTGAGTTCCATCTTTGCGGGAGACAAGCTTCTCACCACTCCAAATCCCGATGTAAACGAAGACATGGAATTGTTCAAGATCTTGGGCATCACTCC contains these protein-coding regions:
- the bioB gene encoding biotin synthase BioB; translated protein: MNKTWTRQEIVDLYNTPLLDLVYQAATVHRENNNPNEVQISTLLSVKTGGCPEDCGYCPQSARYSTGVEGEDLMTVPHVKAQALRAKSNGSSRLCMGAAWRNVKDGPEFDQVLDMVRTVNEVGLEVCCTLGMITENQAKRLEEAGLHSYNHNLDSSEEYYKEVISTRDYEDRLETIGNVRKTGINVCSGGIIGMGESIEDRAGMLETYSKMENPPESVPINALVSVEGTPMEEQETISMWDMIRMVATTRIVLPKTQVRLSAGRTEMSKEGQAFCFMAGVSSIFAGDKLLTTPNPDVNEDMELFKILGITPKAPFADKAQPVSIPKDQMTPALGEKPKWRRPGHEIERNLEKQASRK